A genomic window from Methanobrevibacter oralis includes:
- the nth gene encoding endonuclease III codes for MNKKERVIKLIEYLEGIFKIRVFLDKDPYKVLVRTILSQRTRDENTDQATNNLFSKYKNIYEIVDAPIEDIQKLIKPAGFYRVKAGRIQEVSQILIDQYEGEVPNNLEELVELPGVGRKTANCVLVFAFELPAIPVDTHVHRISNRLGLVDTKNPDQTEEELTKIAPSDLWIKLNDLMVQFGQNICKPTSPQCEICPCTDICDYFNGLIIV; via the coding sequence ATGAATAAAAAAGAAAGAGTGATTAAACTTATTGAATATTTAGAAGGTATTTTTAAAATTAGAGTCTTTTTAGACAAAGATCCATATAAAGTTTTAGTTAGAACTATTTTATCTCAAAGAACAAGAGATGAAAATACAGATCAAGCTACAAATAATTTATTTAGTAAATATAAAAATATTTATGAGATTGTTGATGCACCTATTGAGGATATTCAAAAATTAATTAAACCTGCTGGATTTTATCGAGTAAAAGCAGGAAGAATTCAGGAAGTTTCACAAATCTTAATTGACCAATATGAGGGTGAAGTTCCAAATAACTTAGAAGAACTTGTAGAGCTTCCAGGTGTAGGTCGTAAAACTGCAAATTGTGTTTTAGTTTTTGCATTTGAACTTCCAGCTATTCCAGTTGATACTCATGTGCATAGAATTTCAAATAGACTTGGTTTGGTTGATACTAAAAATCCTGATCAAACTGAAGAAGAACTTACAAAAATTGCTCCTAGTGATTTATGGATTAAATTAAATGATTTAATGGTTCAATTTGGACAAAATATCTGTAAACCAACTTCACCTCAATGTGAAATTTGTCCTTGCACTGATATTTGTGATTATTTTAATGGATTAATTATAGTTTGA